One stretch of Sinomonas terrae DNA includes these proteins:
- a CDS encoding amino acid ABC transporter permease — MNTLLNNLDVFTTGFRTTVLLFVVSGFFALILGTVIGAMRVSPIPALRAFGTLYVNIVRNTPLTLILFFFAFGYPKLGLPEIDFTVSAIVGLSLYTASYVAEVLRSGINTVPVGQAEAARAIGLPFLQTLMLVVLPQAFRSVLPPLFSVLIALLKNTTVAAGFSVYEAGAIRAYLAERGEPALVVLLWVAFFFVILVLILAQLQRYFEKKWKVAR; from the coding sequence GTGAATACCCTCCTCAACAATCTCGACGTCTTCACGACCGGGTTCCGCACCACGGTCCTCCTGTTCGTCGTGTCGGGATTCTTCGCCCTGATCCTCGGCACCGTAATCGGCGCCATGCGGGTCTCTCCCATCCCGGCCCTCCGCGCGTTCGGCACGCTCTACGTCAACATCGTCCGCAACACTCCCCTGACGCTGATCCTGTTCTTCTTCGCGTTCGGCTACCCGAAGCTGGGCCTCCCGGAGATCGACTTCACGGTCTCGGCCATCGTCGGGCTCAGCCTGTACACGGCCAGCTACGTCGCCGAAGTCCTGCGCTCCGGCATCAACACTGTTCCGGTGGGGCAGGCTGAAGCGGCGCGCGCGATCGGCCTGCCGTTCCTGCAGACGCTCATGCTCGTCGTGCTGCCGCAGGCGTTCCGCTCGGTGCTCCCGCCGCTCTTCAGCGTGCTCATCGCGCTCCTGAAGAACACAACAGTCGCGGCGGGCTTCTCGGTCTACGAGGCGGGCGCCATCCGTGCGTACCTGGCCGAGCGCGGCGAGCCAGCGCTCGTCGTCCTCCTGTGGGTCGCCTTCTTCTTCGTGATCCTTGTCCTCATCCTCGCGCAGCTCCAGCGCTACTTCGAGAAGAAGTGGAAGGTGGCCCGATGA
- the dapD gene encoding 2,3,4,5-tetrahydropyridine-2,6-dicarboxylate N-succinyltransferase — translation MTETSAAPRSAHGFGLATIAVGTGADGAEEAAVLDVWYPSPALGTAAEHLRDEAVVDSAPAELVAAAENGIDADRGTETKVVFVQIDLDQPPADTADAYLRLHLLSHRLVQPNTVNLDGLFGKLPNVVWTNFGPCHPAGFESTRARLRRRGAVTVYGIDKFPRMVDYVVPSGVRIADADRVRLGAHLAEGTTVMHEGFVNFNAGTLGTSMVEGRISAGVVVGDGTDVGGGASIMGTLSGGGKERISLGERVLLGANSGVGISIGDDSVVEAGLYVTAGTRVRISGFKDAFGENAEKVVKAIELSGQPNLLFRRNSTNGQVEVLPRSGQTVELNEALHAN, via the coding sequence ATGACTGAAACCTCCGCCGCACCCCGCTCTGCCCACGGCTTCGGCCTTGCCACGATCGCCGTCGGGACCGGGGCGGACGGCGCCGAAGAGGCGGCCGTCCTCGACGTCTGGTACCCCTCCCCCGCGCTCGGCACCGCCGCCGAGCACCTGAGGGACGAAGCGGTCGTAGATTCGGCTCCCGCCGAGCTCGTTGCAGCCGCCGAAAACGGTATCGACGCTGACCGTGGCACAGAGACCAAGGTTGTCTTCGTGCAGATCGACCTCGACCAGCCGCCCGCCGACACCGCGGACGCGTATCTCCGCCTGCATCTGCTCTCGCACCGGCTCGTCCAGCCCAACACCGTCAACCTCGACGGGCTCTTCGGCAAGCTCCCGAACGTCGTCTGGACCAACTTCGGCCCCTGCCATCCCGCCGGCTTCGAGTCGACCCGCGCCCGCCTCCGCCGCCGGGGGGCTGTGACCGTGTACGGCATCGACAAGTTCCCGCGCATGGTGGATTACGTCGTCCCGTCCGGGGTGAGGATCGCCGACGCCGACCGCGTTCGGCTCGGCGCCCACCTCGCCGAGGGAACTACCGTCATGCACGAGGGTTTCGTGAACTTCAACGCCGGCACTCTCGGGACCTCAATGGTCGAGGGGCGCATCTCGGCAGGGGTCGTTGTCGGAGACGGCACCGACGTCGGGGGCGGCGCGTCCATCATGGGGACCCTCTCGGGCGGCGGCAAGGAGCGCATCTCGCTCGGCGAGCGGGTCCTGCTCGGGGCGAACTCCGGCGTCGGAATCTCGATCGGGGACGATTCCGTGGTCGAAGCCGGCCTCTACGTGACGGCTGGCACGCGGGTCAGGATCAGCGGCTTCAAGGACGCCTTCGGCGAGAACGCGGAGAAGGTCGTCAAGGCCATCGAGCTCTCCGGCCAGCCGAACCTCCTCTTCCGCCGCAACTCGACGAACGGCCAAGTGGAGGTCCTCCCCCGCAGCGGACAGACGGTCGAACTCAACGAGGCGCTCCACGCCAACTGA
- a CDS encoding TetR/AcrR family transcriptional regulator — translation MPRFVDAAARRREIVEAVKRIVAADGLARVSLREVAAEAGLVVGSVRHYFETAEDLRVHAFGAVADDVVRRVEDAYGVVAQLCQLLPLDLDRAVDLCVFSAFRFAARTDESLLEVADSAHARIAAAVGRSVLAVLPGMEPHELVAEAERLLATAEGLSLHALVHGRWLDADLCIAVVQAQADTLGRLPIA, via the coding sequence GTGCCCAGATTCGTCGACGCGGCCGCGCGCCGTCGTGAGATTGTCGAGGCCGTCAAGCGGATCGTGGCCGCGGACGGTCTTGCCCGCGTGTCCCTGCGAGAGGTCGCCGCGGAGGCGGGCCTCGTCGTCGGTTCAGTGCGGCACTACTTCGAGACAGCGGAGGATCTCCGCGTCCACGCATTCGGCGCGGTTGCCGACGACGTCGTCCGGCGCGTCGAGGACGCCTACGGCGTCGTAGCCCAGCTGTGCCAACTCCTTCCGCTTGACTTGGACCGCGCCGTCGACCTTTGCGTCTTCAGCGCCTTCCGCTTCGCGGCCCGGACGGACGAGTCCCTGCTCGAGGTGGCAGACTCTGCCCACGCCAGGATCGCGGCCGCCGTCGGCCGTTCGGTCCTGGCCGTGCTCCCGGGGATGGAGCCTCACGAGCTCGTGGCCGAGGCCGAGCGGCTCCTTGCAACGGCGGAAGGCCTCTCGCTCCACGCTTTGGTCCACGGCAGGTGGCTCGATGCGGACCTGTGCATCGCCGTCGTGCAGGCCCAAGCGGATACCCTAGGGCGGCTCCCGATTGCCTGA
- the dapE gene encoding succinyl-diaminopimelate desuccinylase — MLARVTPATLDISQDVSFLTAALIDIESVSGNERGIADAVESALKALPALRMSRDGDAIVARSELGRGERVILAGHLDTVPLPTADGARGTVPSSWDGEPGAGILWGRGATDMKGGVAVQLALAAALFGADDGAPRPSRDVTFVFYDHEEVEATKSGLGRLARAMPELLRGDFAILLEPTAGTVEGGCNGTMRLEASTVGEAAHSARAWMGRNAIHAAAPILARLAEYEPATVNVDGLDYRESLNAVRITGGTAGNVIPDRCTVEINYRFAPDKTPDDAEAHVRKLLEGFDVVRTDGAAGARPGLTHPAAAAFVAVVGREPKPKYGWTDVARFSELGVPAVNFGPGDALLAHKDDERVSAEDVRECFRALRDWLTA; from the coding sequence ATGCTTGCTCGCGTGACTCCAGCGACGCTCGACATCTCCCAGGACGTGTCCTTCCTCACCGCCGCCCTCATCGACATTGAGAGCGTTTCGGGGAACGAGCGGGGGATAGCGGACGCCGTCGAGTCCGCCCTGAAGGCGCTCCCGGCCCTCCGCATGAGCCGCGATGGCGACGCGATCGTTGCCCGGTCCGAGCTCGGCCGCGGAGAACGCGTCATCCTCGCAGGCCACCTCGACACCGTTCCGCTTCCCACGGCCGACGGCGCGCGGGGCACAGTGCCCTCGTCGTGGGATGGCGAGCCGGGCGCGGGCATCCTCTGGGGTCGGGGTGCGACCGACATGAAGGGCGGCGTCGCGGTCCAGCTCGCGCTAGCCGCAGCGCTCTTTGGTGCGGACGACGGCGCCCCGCGCCCGAGCAGGGACGTCACCTTCGTCTTCTACGACCACGAAGAGGTCGAGGCGACCAAGAGCGGGCTCGGCAGACTGGCTCGGGCGATGCCGGAGCTCCTCCGGGGTGATTTCGCAATCCTCCTCGAGCCCACGGCCGGCACGGTCGAGGGCGGCTGCAACGGAACGATGCGCCTTGAGGCCTCGACCGTGGGGGAGGCGGCGCATTCCGCTCGGGCCTGGATGGGCCGGAACGCGATTCACGCCGCCGCCCCGATCCTGGCCCGCCTCGCCGAGTACGAGCCCGCGACGGTGAACGTCGACGGCCTCGACTACCGCGAGAGCCTCAACGCCGTCCGCATCACGGGCGGCACCGCCGGCAATGTCATTCCGGACCGCTGCACGGTCGAGATCAACTACCGCTTCGCCCCCGACAAGACGCCCGACGACGCCGAAGCCCACGTGCGGAAGCTGCTCGAGGGCTTCGACGTTGTCCGCACGGATGGGGCCGCGGGCGCCCGCCCGGGACTGACGCACCCTGCAGCGGCAGCGTTTGTCGCCGTCGTCGGCCGCGAGCCCAAGCCGAAGTACGGCTGGACCGACGTCGCGCGCTTCAGTGAGCTCGGTGTGCCGGCGGTGAACTTCGGTCCGGGCGACGCCCTGCTCGCCCACAAGGACGACGAGCGCGTCTCCGCTGAGGACGTGCGCGAGTGCTTCCGCGCCCTCCGCGACTGGCTGACCGCCTAG
- the galE gene encoding UDP-glucose 4-epimerase GalE, with the protein MRILVTGGTGYIGSHTVLTLLEGGHDVVVVDNLSNSSEESLRRVGELAGRDAAFVKADITDEAALDAIFGEHSPEAVIHFAGLKAVGESVAIPLDYYFNNVAGTIALLRTMQRRDVRTIVFSSSATVYGEHNPTPYIEKMEIGAMNPYGRTKEQIEDILSDLGASDERWHIALLRYFNPVGAHPSGQIGEDPQGIPNNLVPFIAQVAVGRREKLMVFGGDYDTPDGTCQRDFIHVVDLAEGHAAALRYLEGHAGVFRWNLGSGRGTSVLEMVHAFEAAVGAPIPYEIAARRAGDLPAFWADPSAALHDLGWSTTKTVAQMCEDHWRWQKNNPMGYRAP; encoded by the coding sequence ATGCGAATCCTTGTGACCGGCGGCACCGGCTACATCGGCTCCCACACGGTTCTGACACTCCTGGAGGGTGGTCATGACGTTGTGGTGGTGGACAACCTCTCGAACTCGAGCGAAGAGTCGCTCCGGCGGGTCGGCGAGCTGGCTGGCCGCGACGCGGCCTTTGTCAAGGCCGACATCACGGACGAGGCCGCCCTCGACGCAATCTTCGGCGAGCACTCCCCGGAGGCCGTGATCCACTTCGCGGGGCTCAAGGCTGTGGGCGAGTCTGTGGCGATTCCGCTGGACTACTACTTCAACAACGTCGCTGGCACGATCGCGCTACTACGCACCATGCAGCGCCGCGACGTACGCACCATCGTCTTTTCCTCCTCAGCCACCGTCTACGGAGAGCACAACCCGACGCCCTACATCGAGAAGATGGAAATCGGGGCCATGAACCCCTACGGGCGGACGAAGGAGCAGATCGAGGACATCCTGAGCGACCTCGGCGCTTCGGACGAGCGGTGGCACATAGCACTGTTGCGCTACTTCAACCCCGTGGGTGCGCACCCTTCGGGGCAGATCGGCGAAGACCCGCAGGGCATCCCCAACAACCTCGTCCCGTTCATCGCCCAGGTCGCTGTCGGCCGGCGGGAGAAGCTCATGGTGTTCGGCGGCGACTATGACACGCCCGACGGCACATGCCAGCGCGACTTCATCCACGTCGTCGACCTCGCCGAAGGCCATGCTGCCGCCCTGCGGTACCTAGAGGGCCACGCGGGCGTCTTCCGCTGGAATCTTGGCTCGGGCAGGGGAACCTCGGTACTGGAGATGGTGCACGCCTTCGAGGCCGCAGTCGGCGCACCGATCCCATACGAAATCGCAGCACGGCGCGCCGGGGACCTGCCCGCCTTCTGGGCCGATCCCTCCGCCGCCCTGCACGACCTCGGCTGGTCCACGACGAAGACTGTGGCCCAGATGTGCGAGGACCACTGGCGGTGGCAGAAGAACAATCCGATGGGCTACCGCGCCCCCTAA
- a CDS encoding amino acid ABC transporter permease: protein MSSVLYDAPGPKGRTRHLVFGIVSTLVVLAIIAFVLWRFLATGQFSAQKWQIFSFPRVQQTLVNAAGATLSAFGVAAVGSLVLGLVLAVGRLSEHPSVSRPFHWFTELFRAIPVLILMMLLYYGLPPALGLRWPPYLAVVVALILYNGSVLAEVFRAGIEALPKGQREAGLAIGLRKSQVMGSILLPQAVRSMLPVIISQLVVTLKDTALGFIVTYNEILFQAKFFGSQVQYGSPIIPSALVAGVLYVGMCLILSGLAKLAERQLRRSQKVSGPRRGAPIGATQAAQGAAETI, encoded by the coding sequence ATGAGTTCGGTCCTCTACGACGCCCCGGGCCCGAAGGGCCGTACCCGGCACCTCGTCTTCGGCATCGTCTCGACCCTGGTCGTCCTCGCGATTATCGCGTTCGTCCTCTGGCGGTTCCTCGCGACCGGCCAGTTCAGCGCGCAGAAGTGGCAGATCTTCTCGTTCCCGCGCGTGCAGCAGACCCTCGTGAATGCCGCTGGCGCGACGCTGTCAGCGTTCGGTGTGGCCGCCGTCGGCAGCCTGGTCCTCGGCCTGGTGCTTGCGGTGGGCAGGCTCTCCGAACACCCCTCAGTCTCGCGCCCATTCCACTGGTTCACCGAATTGTTCCGCGCCATTCCGGTGCTCATCCTGATGATGCTGCTGTACTACGGCCTCCCGCCCGCCCTAGGCCTCAGGTGGCCGCCGTACCTCGCCGTCGTCGTCGCCCTCATCCTCTACAACGGCTCGGTGCTCGCCGAAGTGTTCCGCGCCGGCATCGAGGCCCTGCCCAAGGGGCAGCGCGAAGCCGGCCTCGCAATCGGGCTGCGCAAGTCGCAGGTGATGGGGAGCATCCTTCTTCCGCAGGCGGTGCGGTCGATGCTGCCCGTGATCATCTCCCAGCTCGTCGTGACCCTGAAGGACACCGCACTCGGGTTCATCGTGACGTACAACGAGATCCTGTTCCAGGCCAAGTTCTTCGGCTCGCAGGTCCAGTACGGAAGCCCGATCATCCCGTCCGCGCTCGTGGCGGGCGTGCTCTACGTCGGGATGTGCCTCATCCTCTCGGGACTCGCGAAGCTCGCCGAGCGTCAACTGCGCCGCAGCCAGAAGGTCTCGGGCCCGCGGCGAGGCGCTCCTATCGGCGCAACCCAGGCGGCACAGGGCGCGGCAGAGACGATCTGA